A DNA window from Gorilla gorilla gorilla isolate KB3781 chromosome 6, NHGRI_mGorGor1-v2.1_pri, whole genome shotgun sequence contains the following coding sequences:
- the LOC101147131 gene encoding mucin-12, translating to MPGLSQESTASHSSPGSTDTTLSPGSTTASSLGPESTTFHSSPGSTETTLLPDNTTTSGLLEASTPVHSSTGSPHTTLSPAGSTTRQGESTTFQSWPSSKDTRPAPPTTTSAFVELSTTSHSSPSSTPTTHFSASSTTLGRSEESTTVHSSPVATATTPSPARSTTSGLVEESTTYHSSPGSTQTTHFPESATTSGRGEESTTSHSSTTHTISSPPSTTSALVEEPTSYHSSPGSTATTHFPDSSTTSGRSEESTASHSSQDATGTIVLPARSTTSVLLGESTTSPISSGSTETTALPGSTTTPGLSDKSTTFHSSPRSPATILSPASTTSSGVSEESTTSHSRPGSTHTTAFPDSTTTPGLSRDSTTSHSSPGSTDTTPLPASTTTSGPRQESTTSHSSPGSTDTALSPGSTTALSFGQESTTFHSSPGSTHTTLFPDSTTSSGIVEASTRVHSSTGSPRTTLSPASSTSPGLQGESTAFQTHPASTHTTPSPPSTTTAPVEESTTYHRSPGSTPTTHFPASSTTSGHSEKSTIFHSSPDASGTTPSPAHSTTSGRGESTTSRISPGSTEITTLPGSTTTPGLSEASTTFYSSPRSPTTTLSPASMTSLGVGEESTTSRSQPGSTHSTVSPASTTTPGLSEESTTAYSSSPGSTETTVFPHSTTTSVRGEEPTTFHRRPASTHTTLFAEDSTTSGLTEESTAFPGSPVSTQTGLPATLTTADLGEESTTFPSSSGSTGTTLSPARSTTSGLVGESTPSRLSPSSTETTTLPGSPTTPSLSEKSTTFYTSPRSPDATLSPATTTSSGVSEESSTSHSQPGSTHTTVFPDSTTTSGLSQEPTTSHSSQGSTEATLSPGSTTASSLGQQSTTFHSSPGATETTLLPDDTITSGPVEASTPTHSSTGSLHTTLTPASSTSTGLQEESTTFQSWPSSSDTTPSPRGTTAAPVEVSTTYHSRPSSTPTTHFSASSTTLGRSEESTTVHSSPGATGTTLFPTRSATSVLVGEPTTSPISSGSVETTALPGSTTTAGLSEKSTTFYSSPRSPDTTLSPVGTTSSGVSEESTTSHGQPGSTHTTAFPGSTTMPGLSQESTASHSSPGSTDTTLSPGSTTASSLGPESTTFHSSPGSTETTLLPDNTTTSGLLEASTPVHSSTGSPHTTLSPAGSTTRQGESTTFQSWPSSKDTRPAPPTTTSAFVELSTTSHSSPSSTPTTHFSASSTTLGRSEESTTVHSSPVATATTPSPARSTTSGLVEESTTYHSSPGSTQTTHFPESATTSGRGEESTTSHSSTTHTISSPPSTTSALVEEPTSYHSSPGSTATTHFPDSSTTSGRSEESTASHSSQDATGTIVLPARSTTSVLLGESTTSPISSGSTETTALPGSTTTPGLSDKSTTFHSSPRSPATTLSPASTTSSGVSEESTTSHSRPGSTHTTAFPDSTTTPGLSRDSTTSHSSPGSTDTTPLPASTTTSGPRQESTTSHSSPGSTDTALSPGSTTALSFGQESTTFHSSPGSTHTTLFPDSTTSSGIVEASTRVHSSTGSPRTTLSPASSTSPGLQGESTAFQTHPASTHTTPSPPSTTTAPVEESTTYHRSPGSTPTTHFPASSTTSGHSEKSTIFHSSPDASGTTPSPAHSTTSGRGESTTSRISPGSTEITTLPGSTTTPGLSEASTTFYSSPRSPTTTLSPASMTSLGVGEESTTSRSQPGSTHSTVSPASTTTPGLSEESTTAYSSSPGSTETTVFPRSTTTSVRGEEPTTFHRRPASTHTTLFAEDSTTSGLTEESTAFPGSPVSTQTGLPATLTTADLGEESTTFPSSSGSTGTTLSPARSTTSGLVGESTPSRLSPSSTETTTLPGSPTTPSLSEKSTTFYTSPRSPDATLSPATTTSSGVSEESSTSHSQPGSTHTTAFPDSTTTSGLSQEPTTSHSSQGSTEATLSPGSTTASSLGQQSTTFHSSPGATETTLLPDDTITSGPVEASTPTHSSTGSLHTTLTPASSTSAGLQEESTTFQSWPSSSDTTPSPRSTTAAPVEVSTTYHSRPSSTPTTHFSANSTTLGRSEESTAVHSSPGETATTPSTALSTTSGLVEESTTYYSSAGSTPTMHFPESSTTSGRSEESTTFHSSTTDTISSPTSTTSALVEEFTSYHSNPGSTATTHFPDSSTTSGHIEKSTASHSSPDTNGITPLSAHFTTSGHIAESTTFYISPGSMETTLPSSTTTPGLSAKSTIFYSSSRSPDQTLSPASMTSSSISGEPTSLYSQAGSTHTTAFPASTTTSGLSQESTTFHSKPGSTDTTRSPGSITTSSFAQEFTTPHSQPGSALSTVSPASTTMPGLSEESTTFYSSPGSTETTAFSHSNTTSIHSQQSTPFPGSPGFTHTVLPATLTTTEIGQESTAFHSSSDATGTTPLPARSTASDLVGESTTFYISPSPTYTTLFPASSSTSGLTEESTTFHTSPSFTSTIVSTESLETLAPGLCQEGQIWNGKQCVCPQGYAGYQCLSPLESFPIETPEKLNATLGMTVKVTYRHFTEKMNDASSQEYQNFSTLFKNRMDVVLKGDNLPQYRGVNIRRLLNGSIVVKNDVILEADYTLEYEELFENLAEIVKAKIMNETRTTLLDPDSCRKVILCYSEEDTFVDSSVMPGFDFQEQCTQKAAEGYAQFYYVDVLDGKLACVNKCTKGTKSQMNCNLGTCQLQHSGPHCLCPNTNTHWYWGETCEFNIAKSLVYGIVGAVMAVLLLALIILVILFSLSQRKRHREQYDVPQQWRKEGTPGIFQKTAIWEDQNLRESRFGLENAYNNFRPTLETVDSGTELHIQRPEMVASAV from the exons atgccaggcctcagTCAGGAATCTACAGcttcccacagcagcccaggctccACAGACACGACACTGTCCCCTGGCAGTACCACAGCATCATCCCTTGGTCCAGAATCTACTACCttccacagcagcccaggctccACTGAAACAACACTCTTACCTGACAACACCACGACCTCAGGCCTCCTTGAAGCATCTACGCCCGTCCACAGCAGCACTGGATCGCCACACACAACACTGTCCCCTGCCGGCTCTACAACCCGTCAGGGAGAATCTACCACCTTCCAGAGCTGGCCAAGCTCAAAGGACACTAGGCCTGCACCTCCTACTACCACATCAGCCTTTGTTGAGCTATCTACAACCTCCCACAGCAGCCCGAGCTCAACTCCAACAACCCACTTTTCTGCCAGCTCCACAACCTTGGGCCGTAGTGAGGAATCGACAACAGTCCACAGCAGCCCAGTTGCAACTGCAACAACACCCTCGCCTGCCCGCTCCACAACCTCAGGCCTCGTTGAAGAATCTACGACCTACCACAGCAGCCCGGGCTCAACTCAAACAACGCACTTCCCTGAAAGCGCCACAACTTCAGGCCGTGGTGAAGAATCAACAACTTCCCACAGCAGCACAACACACACAATATCTTCACCTCCTAGCACCACATCTGCCCTTGTTGAAGAACCTACAAGCTACCACAGCAGCCCGGGCTCAACTGCAACAACACACTTCCCTGACAGCTCCACAACCTCAGGCCGTAGTGAGGAATCAACAGCATCCCACAGCAGCCAAGACGCAACGGGAACAATAGTCCTACCTGCCCGCTCCACAACCTCAGTTCTTCTTGGAGAATCTACGACCTCACCCATCAGTTCAGGCTCAACGGAAACGACAGCGTTACCCGGCAGTACCACAACGCCAGGCCTCAGTGACAAATCTACCACTTTCCACAGTAGCCCCAGATCACCAGCCACAATACTCTCACCTGCCAGCACGACAAGCTCAGGCGTCAGTGAAGAATCCACCACCTCCCACAGCCGACCAGGCTCAACGCACACAACAGCATTCCCTGacagcaccaccacgccaggcctcagTCGGGATTCTACAActtcccacagcagcccaggctcaACGGATACAACACCGTTACCTGCCAGCACCACCACCTCAGGCCCCAGGCAGGAATCAACAActtcccacagcagcccaggTTCAACTGACACAGCACTGTCCCCTGGCAGTACCACAGCCTTATCCTTTGGTCAAGAATCTACAACCttccacagcagcccaggctccACTCACACAACACTCTTCCCTGACAGCACCACAAGCTCAGGCATCGTTGAAGCATCTACACGCGTCCACAGCAGCACTGGCTCACCACGCACAACACTGTCCCCTGCCAGCTCCACAAGCCCTGGACTTCAGGGAGAATCTACCGCCTTCCAGACCCACCCAGCCTCAACTCACACAACGCCTTCACCTCCTAGCACCACAACAGCCCCTGTTGAAGAATCTACAACCTACCACCGCAGCCCAGGCTCGACTCCAACAACACACTTCCCTGCCAGCTCCACAACTTCGGGCCACAGTGAGAAATCAACAATATTCCACAGCAGCCCAGATGCAAGTGGGACAACACCCTCGCCTGCCCACTCCACAACCTCAGGTCGTGGAGAATCTACAACCTCTCGCATCAGTCCAGGCTCAACTGAAATAACAACGTTACCTGGCAGTACCACAACACCAGGCCTCAGTGAGGCATCTACCACCTTCTACAGCAGCCCCAGATCACCAACCACAACACTCTCACCTGCCAGCATGACAAGCCTAGGCGTCGGTGAAGAATCCACCACCTCCCGTAGCCAACCAGGTTCTACTCACTCAACAGTGTCACCTGccagcaccaccacgccaggcctcagTGAGGAATCTACCACCGCCTACAGCAGCAGCCCAGGCTCAACTGAAACCACAGTGTTCCCTCACAGCACCACAACCTCAGTTCGTGGTGAAGAGCCTACAACCTTCCACCGCCGGCCAGCCTCAACTCACACAACACTGTTCGCTGAGGACAGCACCACCTCGGGCCTCACTGAAGAATCTACAGCCTTCCCCGGCAGCCCAGTCTCCACCCAAACAGGGTTACCTGCCACACTCACAACCGCAGACCTCGGTGAGGAATCAACAACCTttcccagcagctcaggctcaACTGGAACAACACTCTCACCTGCCCGCTCCACCACCTCTGGCCTCGTTGGAGAATCTACACCCTCACGCCTCAGTCCAAGCTCAACCGAAACAACAACTTTACCCGGCAGTCCCACAACACCAAGCCTCAGTGAGAAATCAACCACCTTCTACACTAGCCCCAGATCACCAGATGCAACACTCTCACCTGCAACCACAACAAGCTCAGGCGTCAGCGAAGAATCCAGCACATCCCACAGTCAACCAGGCTCAACGCACACAACAGTGTTCCCTGACAGCACCACCACCTCAGGCCTCAGTCAGGAACCTACGACTTCCCACAGCAGCCAAGGCTCAACAGAGGCAACACTGTCCCCTGGCAGTACCACAGCCTCATCCCTTGGTCAACAATCTACCACCTTCCACAGCAGCCCAGGCGCCACTGAAACCACACTCTTACCTGACGACACCATAACCTCAGGCCCCGTGGAGGCATCTACACCCACCCACAGCAGCACTGGCTCGCTACACACAACACTGACCCCTGCCAGCTCCACAAGCACTGGCCTTCAGGAAGAATCTACCACTTTCCAGAGCTGGCCAAGCTCGAGTGACACAACACCTTCACCTCGCGGCACCACAGCAGCCCCTGTTGAAGTATCCACAACCTACCACAGCCGCCCGAGCTCAACTCCAACAACACACTTTTCTGCCAGTTCCACAACCTTGGGCCGTAGTGAGGAATCAACAACAGTCCACAGCAGCCCAGGTGCAACTGGAACAACACTCTTCCCTACCCGCTCTGCAACCTCAGTTCTTGTTGGAGAACCTACAACGTCACCCATCAGTTCAGGCTCAGTGGAAACAACAGCATTACCTGGCAGTACCACAACAGCAGGCCTGAGTGAGAAATCTACCACCTTCTACAGTAGCCCCAGATCACCGGACACAACACTCTCACCTGTCGGCACGACAAGCTCAGGCGTCAGTGAAGAATCCACCACCTCCCACGGCCAACCAGGCTCAACGCACACAACAGCATTCCCTGGcagtaccaccatgccaggcctcagTCAGGAATCTACAGcttcccacagcagcccaggctccACAGACACGACACTGTCCCCTGGCAGTACCACAGCATCATCCCTTGGTCCAGAATCTACTACCttccacagcagcccaggctccACTGAAACAACACTCTTACCTGACAACACCACGACCTCAGGCCTCCTTGAAGCATCTACGCCCGTCCACAGCAGCACTGGATCGCCACACACAACACTGTCCCCTGCCGGCTCTACAACCCGTCAGGGAGAATCTACCACCTTCCAGAGCTGGCCAAGCTCAAAGGACACTAGGCCTGCACCTCCTACTACCACATCAGCCTTTGTTGAGCTATCTACAACCTCCCACAGCAGCCCGAGCTCAACTCCAACAACCCACTTTTCTGCCAGCTCCACAACCTTGGGCCGTAGTGAGGAATCGACAACAGTCCACAGCAGCCCAGTTGCAACTGCAACAACACCCTCGCCTGCCCGCTCCACAACCTCAGGCCTCGTTGAAGAATCTACGACCTACCACAGCAGCCCGGGCTCAACTCAAACAACGCACTTCCCTGAAAGCGCCACAACTTCAGGCCGTGGTGAAGAATCAACAACTTCCCACAGCAGCACAACACACACAATATCTTCACCTCCTAGCACCACATCTGCCCTTGTTGAAGAACCTACAAGCTACCACAGCAGCCCGGGCTCAACTGCAACAACACACTTCCCTGACAGCTCCACAACCTCAGGCCGTAGTGAGGAATCAACAGCATCCCACAGCAGCCAAGACGCAACGGGAACAATAGTCCTACCTGCCCGCTCCACAACCTCAGTTCTTCTTGGAGAATCTACGACCTCACCCATCAGTTCAGGCTCAACGGAAACGACAGCGTTACCCGGCAGTACCACAACGCCAGGCCTCAGTGACAAATCTACCACTTTCCACAGTAGCCCCAGATCACCAGCCACAACACTCTCACCTGCCAGCACGACAAGCTCAGGCGTCAGTGAAGAATCCACCACCTCCCACAGCCGACCAGGCTCAACGCACACAACAGCATTCCCTGacagcaccaccacgccaggcctcagTCGGGATTCTACAActtcccacagcagcccaggctcaACGGATACAACACCGTTACCTGCCAGCACCACCACCTCAGGCCCCAGGCAGGAATCAACAActtcccacagcagcccaggTTCAACTGACACAGCACTGTCCCCTGGCAGTACCACAGCCTTATCCTTTGGTCAAGAATCTACAACCttccacagcagcccaggctccACTCACACAACACTCTTCCCTGACAGCACCACAAGCTCAGGCATCGTTGAAGCATCTACACGCGTCCACAGCAGCACTGGCTCACCACGCACAACACTGTCCCCTGCCAGCTCCACAAGCCCTGGACTTCAGGGAGAATCTACCGCCTTCCAGACCCACCCAGCCTCAACTCACACAACGCCTTCACCTCCTAGCACCACAACAGCCCCTGTTGAAGAATCTACAACCTACCACCGCAGCCCAGGCTCGACTCCAACAACACACTTCCCTGCCAGCTCCACAACTTCGGGCCACAGTGAGAAATCAACAATATTCCACAGCAGCCCAGATGCAAGTGGGACAACACCCTCGCCTGCCCACTCCACAACCTCAGGTCGTGGAGAATCTACAACCTCTCGCATCAGTCCAGGCTCAACTGAAATAACAACGTTACCTGGCAGTACCACAACACCAGGCCTCAGTGAGGCATCTACCACCTTCTACAGCAGCCCCAGATCACCAACCACAACACTCTCACCTGCCAGCATGACAAGCCTAGGCGTCGGTGAAGAATCCACCACCTCCCGTAGCCAACCAGGTTCTACTCACTCAACAGTGTCACCTGccagcaccaccacgccaggcctcagTGAGGAATCTACCACCGCCTACAGCAGCAGCCCAGGCTCAACTGAAACCACAGTGTTCCCTCGCAGCACCACAACCTCAGTTCGTGGTGAAGAGCCTACAACCTTCCACCGCCGGCCAGCCTCAACTCACACAACACTGTTCGCTGAGGACAGCACCACCTCGGGCCTCACTGAAGAATCTACAGCCTTCCCCGGCAGCCCAGTCTCCACCCAAACAGGGTTACCTGCCACACTCACAACCGCAGACCTCGGTGAGGAATCAACAACCTttcccagcagctcaggctcaACTGGAACAACACTCTCACCTGCCCGCTCCACCACCTCTGGCCTCGTTGGAGAATCTACACCCTCACGCCTCAGTCCAAGCTCAACCGAAACAACAACTTTACCCGGCAGTCCCACAACACCAAGCCTCAGTGAGAAATCAACCACCTTCTACACTAGCCCCAGATCACCAGATGCAACACTCTCACCTGCAACCACAACAAGCTCAGGCGTCAGCGAAGAATCCAGCACATCCCACAGTCAACCAGGCTCAACGCACACAACAGCGTTCCCTGACAGCACCACCACCTCAGGCCTCAGTCAGGAACCTACGACTTCCCACAGCAGCCAAGGCTCAACAGAGGCAACACTGTCCCCTGGCAGTACCACAGCCTCATCCCTTGGTCAACAATCTACCACCTTCCACAGCAGCCCAGGCGCCACTGAAACCACACTCTTACCTGACGACACCATAACCTCAGGCCCCGTGGAGGCATCTACACCCACCCACAGCAGCACTGGCTCGCTACACACAACACTGACCCCTGCCAGCTCCACAAGCGCTGGCCTTCAGGAAGAATCTACCACTTTCCAGAGCTGGCCAAGCTCAAGTGACACAACACCTTCACCTCGCAGCACCACAGCAGCCCCTGTTGAAGTATCCACAACCTACCACAGCCGCCCGAGCTCAACTCCAACAACACACTTTTCTGCCAACTCCACAACCTTGGGCCGTAGTGAGGAATCGACAGCAGTCCACAGCAGCCCAGGTGAAACTGCAACAACACCCTCAACTGCCCTCTCCACAACCTCAGGCCTTGTTGAAGAATCTACGACCTACTACAGCAGCGCGGGCTCAACTCCAACAATGCACTTCCCTGAAAGCTCCACAACTTCAGGCCGTAGTGAAGAATCAACAACTTTCCACAGCAGCACAACAGACACAATATCTTCACCTACTAGCACCACCAGTGCCCTTGTTGAAGAATTTACAAGCTACCACAGCAACCCGGGCTCCACTGCAACAACACACTTTCCTGACAGCTCCACAACCTCAGGTCATATTGAGAAATCAACAGCATCCCACAGCAGCCCagatacaaatggaatcacaccCTTATCTGCCCATTTTACTACCTCGGGCCACATTGCAGAATCTACCACCTTCTACATCTCTCCAGGCTCAATGGAAACAACATTACCCAGCAGTACCACAACACCAGGCCTCAGTGCAAAATCTACCATCTTTTACAGTAGCTCCAGATCACCAGACCAAACACTCTCACCTGCCAGCATGACAAGCTCCAGCATCAGTGGAGAACCCACCAGCTTGTATAGCCAAGCAGGGTCAACACACACAACAGCGTTCCCTGCCAGCACCACCACCTCAGGCCTCAGTCAGGAATCAACAACTTTCCACAGTAAGCCAGGCTCAACTGACACAACACGGTCCCCTGGCAGCATCACAACTTCATCCTTTGCTCAAGAATTTACCACCCCTCACAGCCAACCAGGCTCGGCTCTGTCAACAGTGTCACCTGCCAGCACCACAATGCCAGGCCTTAGTGAGGAATCTACCACCTTCTATAGCAGCCCAGGCTCAACTGAAACCACAGCGTTTTCTCACAGCAACACAACGTCCATTCATAGTCAACAATCTACACCCTTCCCTGGCAGCCCAGGCTTCACTCACACAGTGTTACCTGCCACCCTCACAACCACAGAGATTGGTCAGGAATCAACAGCCTTCCACAGCAGCTCAGACGCAACTGGAACAACACCCTTACCTGCCCGCTCCACAGCCTCAGACCTTGTTGGAGAATCTACAACTTTCTACATCAGCCCATCCCCTACTTACACAACACTCTTTCCTGCCAGTTCCAGCACATCAGGCCTCACTGAGGAATCTACCACCTTCCACACCAGTCCAAGCTTCACTTCTACAATTGTGTCTACTGAAAGCCTGGAAACCTTAGCACCAG GGTTGTGCCAGGAAGGACAAATTTGGAATGGAAAACAATGCGTCTGTCCCCAAGGCTACGCTGGTTACCAGTGCTTGTCCCCTCTGGAATCCTTCCCTATAG AAACTCCAGAAAAACTCAACGCCACTTTAGGTATGACAGTGAAAGTGACTTACAGACATTTCACAGAAAAGATGAATGACGCATCCTCCCAGGAATACCAGAACTTCAGTACCCTCTTCAAGAATCGG ATGGATGTCGTTTTGAAGGGCGACAATCTTCCTCAGTATAGAGGGGTGAACATTCGGAGATTGCT CAACGGTAGCATCGTGGTCAAGAACGATGTCATCCTGGAGGCAGACTACACTTTAGAGTATGAGGAACTGTttgaaaacctggcagagattgTAAAGGCCAAGATTATGAATGAAACCAGAACAACTCTTCTTGATCCTGATTCCTGCAGAA AGGTCATACTGTGCTATAGTGAAGAAGACACTTTTGTGGATTCATCGGTGATGCCGGGCTTTGACTTCCAGG AGCAATGCACCCAGAAGGCTGCCGAAGGATATGCCCAGTTCTACTATGTGGATGTCTTGGATGGGAAGCTGGCCTGTGTGAACAAGTGCACCAAAGGAACGAAGTCGCAAATGAACTGTAACCTGGGCACATGTCAGCTGCAACACAGTGGCCCCCACTGCCT GTGCCCAAATACGAACACACACTGGTACTGGGGGGAGACCTGTGAATTCAACATTGCCAAGAGCCTCGTGTATGGGATCGTGGGGGCTGTGATGGCAGTGCTGCTGCTCGCATTGATCATCCTAGTCATCTTATTCAGCCTATCCCAGAGAAAACGGCACAG GGAACAGTATGATGTGCCTCAACAGTGGCGAAAGGAAGGCACCCCTGGCATCTTCCAGAAGACGGCCATCTGGGAAG ACCAGAATCTGAGGGAGAGCAGATTCGGCCTTGAGAACGCCTACAACAACTTCCGGCCCACCCTGGAGACTGTTGACTCTGGCACAGAG CTCCACATCCAGAGGCCGGAGATGGTAGCATCCGCTGTGTGA